In Panicum virgatum strain AP13 chromosome 4N, P.virgatum_v5, whole genome shotgun sequence, a single window of DNA contains:
- the LOC120670680 gene encoding early nodulin-like protein 1, whose product MGGGVAFPAVVVACAAVFLVGTASASWHAQVFEVGGARGWEKPAAPSDESYDHWAARNRFHVGDFLHFKYDMNDSVLVVTRDDYKLCGASRPAQRFDGGDTRFCLDHGGSCYFISGAPGHCQAGQRMMLRVLEQGRQEGGGDPAPPAEAPDDAMAPGGEDEGGSYEPSPGSGSGSGGGSSKPGHGGGGSGLGSGSASTLPPRAVAGAGGNETNGAAPARAPSSFGGCYRYRHVVWAVALDAMLLFLAA is encoded by the exons atgggcggcggcgtcgcgttcCCGGCTGTCGTCgtcgcctgcgccgccgtcttCCTCGTGGGCACTGCGTCGGCGTCCTGGCACGCGCAGGTGTTCGAGGTCGGCGGCGCGAGAGGGTGGGAGAAGCCGGCGGCGCCCAGCGACGAGAGCTACGACCACTGGGCCGCGAGGAACCGCTTCCACGTCGGCGACTTCCTCC ACTTCAAGTACGACATGAACGACTCGGTGCTGGTGGTCACCCGCGACGACTACAAGCTCTGCGGCGCCTCCAGGCCGGCGCAGCGGTTCGACGGCGGGGACACCAGGTTCTGCCTCGACCACGGCGGCTCCTGCTACTTCATCAGCGGCGCGCCGGGCCACTGCCAGGCGGGCCAGCGGATGATGCTGCGCGTCCTGGAGCAAGGGcggcaggagggcggcggcgatccCGCCCCGCCCGCGGAGGCGCCCGACGACGCCATGGCgcccggcggcgaggacgaagGCGGCTCGTACGAGCCGTcgcccggctccggctccggcagcGGTGGCGGGTCGTCGAAGCCGGGGCACGGAGGCGGCGGTTCCGGCTTGGGGTCGGGGTCGGCGtccacgctgccgccgcgcgcggtgGCAGGCGCTGGTGGGAACGAGACCAATGGCGCTGCGCCAGCGCGTGCACCATCCTCGTTTGGTGGTTGCTACCGTTACCGTCACGTCGTTTGGGCGGTTGCTCTTGATGCCATGCTGCTATTCCTGGCCGCTTGA
- the LOC120671610 gene encoding uncharacterized protein LOC120671610, whose product MSMSVQIPVDRPVSSPPPGAACGDVAEDGAPPPPASARPVPVLISPIVAVPADGAAPAGSSAAAALPPAYTGVLYTHHHKWPVVVDDPGKKREKWLKEMRGWLMVLAVLAASVTYQAGLNPPGGFWQQDDPQGNVAGTPVLQSKFPKRYTVFFYFNSTAFVTSVVIIVLLMNESFYHSEAKVEALEIIVVLDMAGLMGAYIAGCTREVSSSIYIIVLTVVVFLYVVYTAQFLPKLWGLVVHVPFVHKAAQGGALPVPHDILDTARPRADIGRTKSAPPRSVGLVVGAEE is encoded by the exons ATGTCCATGTCCGTGCAGATCCCCGTGGATCGTCCTGTCTCCTCGCCACCTCCGGGCGCCGCCTGCGGCGACGTGGCCGAGgacggggcgccgccgcccccggccagTGCCAGGCCCGTCCCCGTGCTTATCTCGCCCATCGTCGCCGTCCCCGCCGACGGCGCCGCCCCGGCTGGTTCTTCTgctgccgccgcgctgccgccggcgtaCACCGGCGTGCTGTACACGCACCACCACAAGTGGCCCGTGGTGGTCGACGACCCTggcaagaagcgggagaagtgGCTCAAGGAGATGCGCGGCTGGCTCATGGTGCTCGCCGTGCTCGCCGCCTCCGTCACCTACCAGGCCGGGCTCAACCCGCCCGGCGGCTTCTGGCAGCAGGACGACCCCCAGGGCAACGTCGCCGGCACGCCCGTGCTCCAGTCAAAGTTCCCCAAGCG GTACACGGTGTTCTTCTACTTCAACTCGACGGCGTTCGTGACGTCGGTGGTCATCATCGTCCTGCTCATGAACGAGTCCTTCTACCACTCGGAggccaaggtggaggcgctggaGATCATCGTGGTGCTCGACATGGCTGGGCTCATGGGCGCCTACATCGCTGGCTGCACCCGCGAGGTCTCCTCCTCCATCTACATCATCGTCCTCACCGTCGTCGTCTTCCTCTACGTCGTCTACACGGCGCAGTTCCTGCCCAAGCTCTGGGGCCTCGTCGTGCACGTGCCCTTCGTCCACAAGGCGGCCCAGGGAGGCGCGCTGCCCGTGCCGCACGACATCCTCGACACGGCCAGGCCGCGGGCGGACATCGGCCGGACCaagtcggcgccgccgcggtcggTAGGATTGGTCGTCGGAGCAGAGGAGTGA